One part of the Humulus lupulus chromosome 9, drHumLupu1.1, whole genome shotgun sequence genome encodes these proteins:
- the LOC133801957 gene encoding uncharacterized protein LOC133801957 produces MSCLLLPESLAPIHITMEDPPNPSSHKSKQRVFQSTPSSLLFFFLLLSTTTSATLLTSTPFPHFESTYDQHCTHIVPRNPSLSDQFAPSSRYGGSPSPFRLGYFRGGAPFLNQNPPADGVAYKAQSINFYTYNSVKTNADDVFQFQANLNLRDTSVNSTRRRGLRLVRFRGPKSAIRKRLRFSLIGYWSESSRKLCMVGSGSAAYGGNPHSLRVLLKLNYPINSTASIYNSLITGSLESLDENHFEPISLMGLSQEQDLSYEYTLVGKEKGIETDRCEEIGESLSVESQDKCYVLNGIVPRFDLDCNSVDCDVLGGSLGYVPSHMFYHKTRCTTNGTKWQMLLSFPNSTFDSPRFSFTPRSTFIAEGAWNTKENRFCGVACRILNFTESFANAYVGDCTAGFSLRFPASFSLQNRSTAVGNIWNTTSAVKKIGFRSFNEDLLGILGYNYKYSNGIDSDTLRRTCGKKNSDKGRKGKKYPVEYSSDMRFDMSIRNSKGQVAWGYSTPFFVGNQLYRTNQFYRIPTNAQQVMQTTSSILPKSSQSSLMNISYRMSLTLPPDFKLRRDGFSSNMEISAEGTYDRDTGVLCMRGCRNLASKTQNVVINDTLDCNVTVYVQFSPLKANSGKNIKGSIESTRQNSDPFYFERLELSSNSLYTGQAAASIWRMDLEITLVLISNTLTCVLVGLQLFHVKSHPNALPFISIIMLVVLTMGNMIPLLLNFEALFVAKRSQQNVFLGSGGWLEVNEVIVRIVTMVAFLFQLRLLQLTWSSRQENESKKTLWSSESKVFYITLPVYVGGALIAWLINHLKNSYGISSHRHKFYIVSPTPRPIHVHSLWEDLKSYAGLALDGFLLPQILFNIFSNSGEMAISPLFYTGTTLVRLLPHAYDLYRAHAYASLSYLDMSYIYASHKMDLYSTAWNIVIPLGGLLFVLLIFFQQKFGGRCILPRRFRHNSSSVYEKVPVVVIGNDDL; encoded by the coding sequence ATGTCATGTCTACTACTACCAGAGTCTCTAGCTCCGATCCATATAACAATGGAGGATCCTCCTAATCCTTCTTCTCACAAATCCAAACAAAGGGTTTTTCAATCAACCCCAAgctctctcctcttcttctttctcctcctctCCACCACCACCTCCGCCACCCTACTCACATCTACTCCATTTCCCCACTTCGAATCCACTTACGATCAACACTGCACTCATATCGTCCCACGAAACCCCTCGCTTTCCGACCAATTCGCTCCCTCCTCCCGTTACGGCGGCTCACCTTCTCCCTTTCGATTAGGCTACTTCAGAGGCGGCGCTCCATTCCTCAACCAAAACCCACCTGCCGACGGCGTTGCCTATAAAGCCCAATCTATAAACTTCTACACCTATAACTCCGTCAAAACAAACGCCgacgatgtattccaattccagGCGAACTTGAATCTTCGGGACACTTCGGTAAACTCCACCCGCCGCCGTGGGTTGCGTTTGGTCCGGTTCCGCGGACCCAAATCTGCGATTCGAAAACGGCTTAGGTTTTCGCTTATTGGGTATTGGTCGGAATCTTCTCGGAAGCTTTGTATGGTGGGATCTGGCTCAGCTGCTTATGGCGGTAATCCACACTCTCTTCGTGTTCTTCTTAAGCTTAATTATCCGATTAATTCTACTGCTTCTATCTACAATAGTTTGATAACTGGAAGTTTAGAGAGTTTGGATGAGAATCATTTTGAACCGATTTCTTTAATGGGTTTGTCTCAAGAACAAGATTTGAGCTATGAATACACATTGGTAGGGAAAGAAAAGGGTATTGAAACTGATAGGTGTGAAGAAATAGGGGAGAGTTTATCTGTTGAAAGCCAAGACAAATGTTATGTTCTTAATGGAATTGTGCCAAGGTTTGATTTGGATTGTAATAGTGTTGATTGTGATGTTCTTGGTGGGAGTCTTGGATATGTACCTAGTCATATGTTTTATCACAAGACTAGGTGCACTACTAATGGAACCAAATGGCAAATGCTGTTGAGTTTTCCTAACTCAACCTTTGATAGTCCTAGGTTTTCTTTCACACCCAGATCAACTTTCATTGCTGAAGGAGCATGGAACACGAAAGAGAATAGGTTCTGCGGTGTTGCGTGCAGGATTTTGAATTTTACAGAGTCATTTGCCAATGCTTATGTTGGGGATTGCACCGCGGGGTTTAGCTTGAGGTTTCCGGCGAGCTTTTCTTTGCAGAACAGGAGTACCGCTGTTGGAAATATTTGGAACACCACAAGCGCAGTGAAGAAGATAGGGTTTCGGAGTTTCAATGAAGACTTGTTGGGTATTTTAGGTTACAATTACAAGTATAGTAATGGGATTGACAGTGACACCCTCAGAAGAACTTGTGGGAAAAAGAATTCTGATAAAGGAAGAAAGGGAAAAAAGTATCCGGTTGAGTACTCGTCAGATATGAGGTTTGACATGTCAATACGAAACAGCAAAGGGCAAGTTGCATGGGGTTATTCAACACCATTTTTTGTGGGCAATCAGTTGTATAGAACAAACCAGTTTTATAGAATTCCCACTAACGCACAACAGGTTATGCAAACAACATCTTCCATTCTGCCAAAAAGTAGCCAAAGCAGCCTAATGAACATAAGCTACAGGATGAGCTTGACACTACCACCTGATTTCAAGCTCCGTCGTGATGGTTTTTCGTCAAATATGGAAATTTCTGCTGAAGGAACTTACGATAGGGATACCGGTGTGCTATGCATGAGAGGATGTCGAAATCTCGCATCAAAAACTCAAAATGTAGTTATAAATGATACATTAGATTGTAATGTTACAGTGTATGTTCAGTTTTCTCCGTTAAAAGCAAATAGTGGCAAAAACATCAAGGGTAGTATTGAAAGTACAAGGCAGAACTCGGATCCTTTCTACTTTGAACGTCTGGAATTGTCTTCTAATTCTTTGTACACTGGCCAAGCTGCAGCCTCCATTTGGAGAATGGACCTGGAGATAACACTAGTTCTCATATCAAATACACTCACTTGTGTTCTTGTGGGGTTACAGCTCTTTCATGTAAAATCACACCCTAATGCCCTTCCATTCATTTCAATCATAATGCTTGTTGTACTCACCATGGGAAACATGATTCCTCTGCTGCTTAACTTTGAAGCATTGTTCGTCGCGAAACGCAGCCAGCAGAATGTCTTTCTCGGAAGTGGTGGATGGCTTGAAGTGAACGAAGTAATCGTCAGAATAGTAACCATGGTAGCCTTCCTTTTCCAGCTACGCCTTCTCCAACTAACTTGGTCCTCAAGACAAGAAAATGAAAGTAAGAAAACCTTGTGGAGCTCTGAAAGCAAGGTTTTCTATATTACTCTACCAGTTTATGTTGGTGGGGCATTGATTGCTTGGCTTATCAACCACTTGAAGAACTCATATGGGATTTCTTCACACCGGCACAAATTCTACATAGTGTCTCCTACTCCTAGACCGATTCATGTGCATTCCCTTTGGGAGGACCTTAAATCGTATGCCGGGCTGGCCTTAGACGGCTTCCTTCTCCCTCAGATACTCTTCAACATTTTCTCCAATTCAGGTGAAATGGCAATATCTCCACTGTTTTACACAGGAACAACACTGGTTCGTCTTCTGCCTCATGCATATGATCTTTACAGGGCTCATGCttatgcatcattatcatatttGGATATGTCTTACATTTATGCAAGCCATAAAATGGATTTGTATTCGACTGCCTGGAACATTGTCATCCCTCTTGGTGGTCTGCTGTTTGTTCTTCTCATTTTCTTCCAGCAGAAGTTTGGTGGCCGTTGCATTTTGCCAAGAAGATTTAGACATAATAGTTCTTCTGTATATGAGAAAGTGCCTGTTGTAGTTATAGGCAACGATGATTTATGA